Proteins from a genomic interval of Paenibacillus sp. 37:
- a CDS encoding non-ribosomal peptide synthetase has protein sequence MKIKKIYPLTPMQEGMLFHSIMEKKDDAYHEQASFTIKGTLNIPYFQRSLDELVQRHDILRTSFVHTDLQKPRQIVREQREIQISFHDLSNMNTEDQEEEIRSYKAEDRCAPFDMAKDPLIRLKLFQTEPESFNLVWTFHHILLDGWCISLFFGEWFEIYEATLKGQKPKLDPVVPYHVYIQWLEKQDKERARKYWRELIAGYEDKAELPLRKSNVTGELYDHQCFNFSFNENLTGRLQELARINGATMNTLLQVLWGVLLQRYNGTDDVVFGAVVSGRPSNLEGVERMMGLFINTVPVRVQSSEGDTAIHLLKRLQHAVLESETYSYYPLYEIQAESALKQELFDHIMVFENYPIDEKMKQDETRTAVITGAEVMERTSYGFDLTVLPGKSLGFKFNFNAKMYDSMMIQRIAQHFTQLAEQIVDQPDELLYKFELLPEKEKIVLNNWGKGNVTPLDSMKSIPEWFEEQVVKSPEHTAILFEDKVITYKQLNDAANRIANYLRSVKVGPETLVGLLLERSELMIAGILGIWKAGGAYVPIDPDYPQDRIRYMIKDSGVKVVLTQARLIQEGLFEDETNLIALDQLETETEPSEEEPENSLPTILPESLAYVIYTSGSTGLPKGVMVEHRSLSHYINTFSEYFDVSARDCMLQQASYAFDTSLEEIFPVLVNGGTLFISDKDTVLESRKLVELMVLNRVTMVSCSPHLLNELNRSLENVHHQIRAFVSGGDVLKAHHFGTLMDKSMVVNSYGPTEATVCALYYECTSVQNDAISIGKPIANTEIFIMNRWGQQQPIGVAGELCITGAGLARGYLHRADLTAEKFVQHPYKPAERMYKTGDLARWLPNGNVEYMGRVDHQVKIRGYRIETGEIESNLQHLPGVQDAFVAVQSDKEGQPYLAAYVVMNSETISLNLSILRSGLQETLPDYMIPERFVAIEQLPLTPNGKVDRKALPEPLDVMASGKAYAAPRDEWETKMVQVWQDVLERGRISIYDHFFELGGHSLKAMALVSALQKQLQIEMPLRQIFNTPILHDLAQYAARAAQSRFEPIQPLAPKTAYPVSSAQRRLLILNQIGEKQTSYNMPMAVRLQGDLDVEKLETALQRMVERHEALRTSFTWVDGEPLQIIHENVPYRLERLGQLEASEKLGSSLRQKLSELIQPFDLQQAPLMRTWLAEQGQSDYVLVMDMHHIISDGVSTAIFWDELSRMYRGETLEPLELSYKDYASWEQAQMDSESMKDQESYWLDQLSGELPILELPLDRPRPLVQSFEGDRITFELEKETTDRLQELAAESGSTLYMLLMAAFQVWLTRYSGQEDIVVGTPIAGRRHADTEQMLGMFVNTLALRGAPTREKTFTAFLSEVKTTLLQAYENQEYAFDRLVEKLEVRRDASRNPLFDALFAMQDNTTSGGWNLVEEEVTPLEIEFPVAKFDLSIEAVVNKVGIVFSLEYASQLFDRTTAQRMGDHWLKLLREIAFGMELTIGAIEMISEPEREELHRFNRTEVPLDIEKTAADWFEEQVAERPEATALIFNETCWTYDELNRLANRVAWHLQATGIGAGRLVGIMADRSVELIAGILGVWKAGGAYVPLDPDYPEERIAYMLMDSGVDVVLTQSHLEERVTQHGVSSVCMEALAEEAEEVVNPMRTNAAGDIAYVIYTSGSTGKPKGVMVEHRGVANLRQMFCNRMNITSSDHILQFASISFDASVWEITQSVLLGAVLCMPDRETVRDAWELTQWMAEKEVTIATLPPGFALYVDVQLLPKLRMLITAGSAATESLLEHTKGITYINAYGPTESTVCATMWQRPAGQTQGSVPIGGPIDNTEIYIMDEAGRMQPIGVAGELCIAGMGLARGYLNRAELTAEKFVAHPDRPGERMYKTGDLARWLPDGTLEYLGRKDEQLKIRGYRIEIGEIEAALDQMDGVREAVVVPRKDQDEQVYLCAYCVPVEEKTTGSQLRSGLLRILPEYMVPSQIIIMSQLPLTPNGKVDKKALPEPEEAKAARTSYVAPRTQMEEDMVEIWQEVLGVSQVSIDDHFFELGGHSLKAMNLIQLVRAKLKVELTLQVIFKNPVLETLADIASHSIEVAYEPISRSEHKEVYPVSSTQKRMLVLNKMEGKQTTYNMPVAVRLYGELKPDQLEHAILRVIERHEILRTSFEWLDDQPVQRIHEKVPFYLEKRDLRFQGDNQTLEKQIYESMFGFIHPFELNEAPLIRARLLQCKEAEFVLLIDMHHIISDGTSMQIFWKDLSRYYEGSTLETLEIGYKDYAVWEQKQLSAKRIQHQETFWLDTFSGELPVLSFPTDYPRTAKQSFEGDSLLFHLNQELSDGLNKLATETGSTLYMVLLAAFQVLLGKYSGQDDIIVGTPIAGRNHADVHDMFGVFINTLALRGRPNKEKSFLDFLSEVKSDTIKAFEHQDYPFERLVEQLDLKRDLSRNPLFDVLFSMQNLEVSTNLIGNLEYEMLPLPESVAKLDLSMQVTEIKDGIEVGVEYASRLFERATMERFAEHWRLLLIQIASNPSIKLADVDLVSSNERRQLLETFNNTEVYFEKDETILVQFEKYVELTPDKTAIICGKTSWTYREVNRHANRIARLLLEQGLEKQSLVGLVSKRSIELLSGMLGILKAGAAYVPIDPEHPEDRIQYMLEDCNARFIVTDGSLSGYISESIHQIEIAVHYDEDLREDNIELSNYPEAGDLAYVIYTSGSTGRPKGVMLEHRGLKNFCEGMRDRLPISSESTVLSLTTVSFDIFVLESLLPLMLGATVVLATEDEIQSPKVLSELVSSQYADIIQLTPSRLRLLLDAGVGHCFSNLSAILLGGEALPPTLLNRLSQVTSARIYNMYGPTETTVWSTVQELTDGSHISIGKPIINSQIYILNEEERLQPIGIVGELCIAGAGLARGYWNREDLTAKAFVQNPFNPGARMYKTGDLARWLPDGNLDYIGRADNQVKIRGYRIELSEIEAVLLRHESVINTAVIVNTDPSGEGMEMLVAYLVIKQDISAKVIQKYLQNILPTYMIPAQYVVVEAMPLNANGKIDRRKLKEVPIEVQLHPDQESSEPLGKLETLVYDIWTEVLGKSDFGVEDDFFEIGGNSINAIHVEIKLEQQNITIEDSMVFKYPSVRKIAENVSLKTLEKL, from the coding sequence TTGAAAATTAAAAAAATATATCCGTTGACACCCATGCAAGAGGGCATGCTATTCCATTCCATCATGGAAAAGAAAGACGATGCGTATCATGAACAGGCATCCTTTACCATCAAGGGAACTTTAAATATTCCTTATTTTCAGAGAAGTCTGGACGAACTTGTGCAGCGGCACGATATTCTGCGAACTTCTTTCGTTCATACTGATCTTCAAAAACCAAGGCAAATTGTACGTGAGCAGAGAGAGATCCAGATTTCGTTTCATGATTTATCGAATATGAATACTGAAGATCAGGAAGAGGAAATTCGGTCTTATAAAGCAGAGGATCGATGTGCGCCTTTTGACATGGCCAAAGATCCATTAATTCGATTGAAGTTATTCCAGACGGAACCCGAGTCGTTTAACTTAGTATGGACTTTCCATCATATATTGCTAGATGGCTGGTGTATTAGTTTATTCTTCGGTGAATGGTTTGAGATTTACGAGGCGACACTTAAAGGGCAAAAACCTAAACTTGATCCTGTCGTTCCATACCACGTATATATACAGTGGTTGGAAAAACAAGACAAAGAAAGAGCACGTAAGTATTGGAGAGAGCTTATTGCGGGCTATGAAGACAAAGCGGAGCTCCCCCTACGAAAATCTAATGTTACTGGGGAACTGTATGACCACCAGTGTTTCAATTTTAGCTTTAATGAAAATTTGACTGGTAGATTACAGGAGCTTGCTAGAATCAATGGAGCCACCATGAATACCTTACTACAAGTATTATGGGGTGTGTTGTTACAACGTTATAATGGTACCGATGATGTAGTTTTTGGTGCTGTTGTTTCAGGCAGGCCTTCGAATTTAGAAGGCGTCGAGCGTATGATGGGACTGTTTATTAACACAGTCCCCGTACGGGTCCAGAGTTCAGAAGGCGACACGGCCATTCATTTGCTTAAACGACTTCAACATGCTGTTCTAGAGTCAGAAACTTATAGCTACTATCCTTTATATGAGATTCAAGCAGAATCTGCCTTGAAGCAAGAATTGTTCGATCATATTATGGTATTTGAAAATTATCCGATCGACGAAAAAATGAAGCAAGACGAGACACGTACTGCAGTTATTACAGGTGCCGAAGTAATGGAACGGACAAGCTACGGATTTGATTTAACGGTCCTACCTGGGAAATCACTCGGATTTAAGTTCAATTTTAACGCGAAGATGTATGACTCTATGATGATACAACGAATCGCCCAACATTTTACTCAACTAGCTGAACAAATAGTTGATCAACCTGATGAGCTTCTATACAAATTTGAATTGTTGCCAGAAAAGGAAAAGATAGTTCTGAATAATTGGGGTAAAGGGAACGTAACCCCCCTCGATTCAATGAAATCTATTCCTGAGTGGTTTGAGGAACAAGTTGTAAAGTCACCTGAGCATACAGCCATACTTTTTGAGGATAAAGTAATCACGTATAAGCAATTGAACGACGCAGCAAATCGAATTGCAAATTACTTGAGAAGTGTAAAGGTTGGACCAGAAACGTTGGTAGGTCTTTTATTAGAACGTTCTGAATTGATGATAGCCGGTATCTTGGGAATCTGGAAGGCTGGAGGAGCTTATGTTCCCATTGACCCTGATTATCCTCAAGATCGGATTCGCTACATGATTAAAGATAGTGGGGTTAAGGTTGTTCTTACCCAAGCTCGTCTAATACAAGAGGGATTGTTTGAAGATGAGACAAACCTTATTGCATTAGACCAGCTTGAAACGGAAACGGAACCTAGTGAAGAAGAGCCTGAAAACTCTCTGCCAACAATCCTGCCTGAGAGCTTGGCCTATGTTATCTATACATCTGGATCTACAGGTTTGCCTAAAGGGGTAATGGTCGAACATCGTAGTTTGTCCCATTATATCAACACGTTTTCGGAGTATTTTGATGTTAGCGCACGTGACTGTATGTTGCAGCAAGCTTCTTATGCTTTTGATACTTCATTGGAAGAGATATTCCCGGTGTTAGTTAATGGTGGTACGTTATTCATTTCGGATAAAGATACGGTATTGGAATCAAGAAAACTAGTAGAACTTATGGTGTTGAACCGAGTCACAATGGTTTCTTGTTCCCCTCACTTGTTGAATGAATTAAACCGAAGCTTGGAGAACGTACATCATCAGATTAGGGCATTCGTATCCGGAGGAGATGTCTTAAAAGCACATCATTTTGGAACGCTTATGGACAAATCCATGGTTGTGAATTCATATGGACCTACGGAAGCAACGGTTTGTGCTTTGTATTATGAATGTACATCTGTACAAAACGATGCTATTTCTATTGGCAAACCGATTGCCAATACGGAGATTTTCATCATGAACCGCTGGGGACAACAACAACCTATTGGAGTAGCTGGAGAACTATGTATTACTGGGGCAGGTTTAGCGAGAGGTTATCTCCATCGAGCAGATCTCACCGCAGAGAAATTCGTTCAGCATCCATACAAACCGGCAGAGCGGATGTACAAGACAGGCGATTTAGCCCGGTGGTTACCGAATGGGAATGTGGAATACATGGGACGGGTTGATCATCAGGTGAAGATTCGAGGCTACCGTATTGAAACTGGTGAGATTGAAAGTAATTTACAACACTTGCCAGGGGTACAGGATGCATTCGTGGCGGTACAAAGTGATAAGGAAGGCCAACCATACTTAGCAGCCTATGTAGTTATGAATTCTGAAACAATATCCCTTAATTTGAGTATCCTGCGCAGTGGCTTGCAGGAAACTCTACCGGATTACATGATTCCCGAAAGGTTTGTTGCAATTGAGCAACTTCCGCTTACACCTAATGGAAAAGTGGACCGCAAAGCTCTGCCAGAGCCCTTAGATGTGATGGCCAGTGGAAAGGCTTATGCTGCACCGCGTGATGAATGGGAAACCAAGATGGTTCAGGTTTGGCAGGATGTGTTGGAGAGAGGACGGATCAGCATCTATGATCATTTCTTTGAGTTAGGCGGACATTCATTAAAAGCGATGGCTTTAGTGTCAGCCCTTCAAAAACAATTGCAGATCGAGATGCCTCTTCGACAGATATTCAATACCCCGATTCTCCATGATTTAGCTCAATATGCAGCGCGAGCAGCTCAGAGTCGGTTTGAGCCCATTCAACCGTTAGCGCCTAAAACGGCATATCCTGTATCATCTGCCCAGCGCCGATTGCTGATTCTCAATCAAATTGGTGAGAAACAGACAAGTTATAACATGCCTATGGCGGTTCGGCTTCAGGGTGACCTGGATGTGGAGAAACTCGAAACTGCCCTTCAAAGGATGGTCGAAAGACACGAAGCTTTGCGTACTTCATTTACATGGGTCGACGGCGAGCCGCTGCAGATCATCCATGAGAACGTCCCGTACCGGTTAGAGCGGCTCGGGCAGTTGGAGGCCAGCGAGAAGTTAGGGAGTTCCCTGCGTCAGAAACTGAGTGAACTCATCCAGCCATTCGATTTACAACAAGCTCCACTCATGCGAACTTGGCTTGCGGAACAGGGGCAGTCGGATTATGTATTAGTGATGGACATGCACCATATTATTTCAGATGGAGTATCTACGGCAATATTTTGGGATGAACTGTCCCGGATGTATAGGGGCGAAACTCTAGAACCGCTAGAGCTGAGCTACAAGGATTACGCGTCGTGGGAACAGGCACAAATGGATAGTGAGTCCATGAAAGATCAGGAATCTTACTGGCTGGATCAATTATCCGGAGAGCTTCCCATATTGGAACTTCCTCTTGATCGACCGCGTCCACTGGTGCAAAGCTTTGAAGGTGACCGGATCACATTTGAATTGGAAAAAGAAACAACAGATCGACTGCAAGAACTGGCAGCAGAGAGTGGCAGTACACTGTACATGCTACTCATGGCAGCGTTCCAAGTGTGGTTAACCCGCTACAGTGGTCAAGAGGATATCGTGGTGGGTACACCGATTGCTGGGCGTCGTCACGCTGATACGGAACAGATGTTAGGCATGTTCGTAAACACGCTAGCTCTGCGGGGAGCACCAACAAGAGAGAAAACGTTCACTGCGTTCTTGTCGGAAGTGAAGACAACATTGTTGCAAGCCTATGAAAATCAGGAGTACGCCTTTGATCGGTTGGTAGAAAAGCTGGAAGTTAGACGGGATGCGAGCCGAAACCCTCTGTTTGATGCTTTATTTGCAATGCAGGACAATACAACTTCGGGCGGTTGGAACCTAGTAGAAGAAGAGGTCACTCCGCTAGAGATTGAATTCCCTGTAGCCAAGTTTGACCTATCGATAGAGGCAGTTGTAAATAAAGTGGGAATTGTCTTTAGTTTAGAATATGCAAGTCAGCTATTTGATCGAACGACCGCACAGCGGATGGGAGATCACTGGTTGAAACTCCTTCGGGAGATTGCATTCGGAATGGAGTTAACTATTGGAGCCATCGAAATGATATCCGAGCCTGAACGGGAAGAGCTACATCGATTTAATCGCACAGAAGTTCCGTTAGATATCGAGAAAACGGCAGCAGACTGGTTTGAAGAACAGGTGGCAGAAAGACCGGAAGCAACCGCACTGATCTTCAATGAAACTTGTTGGACGTATGATGAATTGAATCGGTTGGCGAATCGAGTGGCTTGGCATTTGCAAGCAACGGGCATTGGCGCAGGACGTCTCGTCGGCATTATGGCAGATCGGTCGGTTGAGTTGATTGCAGGAATTCTAGGGGTTTGGAAAGCAGGAGGGGCTTACGTTCCGCTGGATCCTGATTATCCAGAAGAACGCATTGCCTATATGCTGATGGATAGTGGCGTGGACGTGGTGTTGACGCAAAGCCATCTTGAAGAACGGGTCACTCAGCATGGTGTGAGCAGCGTTTGTATGGAAGCATTGGCCGAAGAAGCGGAAGAAGTAGTCAATCCGATGCGAACGAATGCAGCTGGAGATATCGCTTATGTTATCTATACATCAGGATCGACTGGAAAGCCAAAAGGTGTGATGGTAGAGCATCGAGGTGTTGCGAACTTAAGACAAATGTTCTGTAATCGAATGAATATCACTTCTTCAGATCATATCCTTCAATTCGCGAGCATTTCCTTTGATGCATCGGTGTGGGAGATCACCCAAAGCGTGCTATTAGGCGCTGTGTTATGTATGCCAGACCGTGAAACGGTACGGGATGCATGGGAACTGACACAGTGGATGGCGGAGAAAGAGGTGACGATAGCGACATTACCACCAGGATTTGCACTGTATGTTGATGTTCAACTCCTACCTAAACTGCGGATGCTGATTACAGCGGGATCCGCTGCGACTGAAAGCTTATTGGAGCACACCAAAGGAATCACTTATATTAATGCCTATGGACCTACCGAAAGTACAGTATGTGCAACCATGTGGCAGAGACCGGCTGGTCAAACGCAAGGATCTGTACCGATTGGTGGTCCCATCGATAATACGGAAATTTATATCATGGATGAGGCTGGACGGATGCAACCCATTGGCGTTGCCGGGGAACTGTGTATAGCCGGGATGGGTCTTGCTCGCGGGTATCTAAATCGAGCAGAGCTCACGGCAGAGAAATTTGTAGCTCACCCAGATAGACCTGGGGAACGAATGTATAAGACCGGAGACTTGGCACGTTGGTTGCCGGATGGAACACTGGAGTACCTTGGTCGGAAAGATGAGCAGTTAAAAATTCGAGGGTACCGTATTGAGATTGGTGAAATCGAAGCTGCGCTGGACCAGATGGATGGTGTGCGTGAGGCCGTGGTTGTGCCACGGAAAGATCAGGACGAGCAAGTATACTTGTGTGCATATTGCGTACCCGTAGAAGAGAAAACAACCGGCTCACAACTGAGAAGTGGTTTACTGAGAATCCTGCCTGAATATATGGTGCCTAGCCAAATTATAATTATGAGCCAGTTACCGCTGACGCCAAATGGAAAGGTAGATAAAAAGGCACTGCCGGAGCCGGAAGAGGCGAAGGCAGCAAGAACATCTTATGTGGCACCAAGAACTCAAATGGAAGAAGACATGGTGGAAATTTGGCAGGAAGTGCTGGGAGTCAGCCAAGTCAGCATCGACGATCACTTCTTTGAGCTTGGTGGACATTCACTGAAGGCAATGAATTTAATTCAACTTGTTCGTGCTAAACTAAAGGTCGAATTAACACTTCAAGTGATTTTTAAAAATCCTGTATTAGAGACCTTGGCGGATATTGCTAGTCATTCGATAGAAGTTGCTTACGAACCAATCTCTCGTAGTGAGCATAAAGAAGTGTACCCGGTTTCTTCAACTCAAAAAAGGATGCTCGTTTTAAATAAGATGGAGGGCAAGCAAACAACCTACAACATGCCTGTGGCTGTGAGGCTCTATGGGGAGTTGAAGCCTGACCAATTGGAACATGCTATACTCCGGGTTATTGAACGCCATGAAATTTTACGAACGTCATTTGAATGGTTGGACGATCAGCCTGTACAACGAATTCATGAAAAAGTACCATTCTACTTGGAAAAAAGAGATCTTCGTTTCCAAGGGGACAATCAGACACTGGAGAAACAAATCTATGAAAGTATGTTTGGCTTCATCCATCCATTTGAACTGAATGAAGCTCCATTAATTAGAGCGAGACTACTTCAATGCAAAGAAGCGGAATTTGTTCTTCTCATTGATATGCACCATATCATTTCAGACGGTACTTCTATGCAGATATTCTGGAAAGATCTTTCTAGATACTATGAGGGATCCACATTGGAAACACTGGAGATAGGTTACAAGGATTATGCAGTGTGGGAACAAAAGCAACTATCCGCTAAACGTATACAGCACCAAGAGACTTTCTGGCTGGATACCTTTAGTGGAGAATTACCTGTATTAAGTTTTCCTACTGATTATCCTAGAACTGCCAAACAGAGCTTCGAAGGTGATAGTTTATTATTTCATCTGAACCAGGAATTATCTGATGGACTTAACAAGCTTGCTACAGAGACTGGAAGTACACTATATATGGTATTACTTGCCGCTTTCCAAGTGTTGTTAGGGAAATATAGCGGTCAAGATGACATTATTGTAGGGACTCCAATTGCTGGGCGAAATCATGCTGATGTTCATGATATGTTTGGGGTTTTCATCAACACCCTAGCGTTACGAGGACGTCCGAATAAGGAGAAATCGTTCCTCGACTTCTTAAGTGAAGTTAAAAGTGACACCATAAAAGCATTTGAACACCAAGACTATCCGTTTGAAAGATTAGTTGAGCAATTAGATCTAAAAAGGGATTTAAGCCGAAATCCGTTGTTCGATGTTTTGTTCTCTATGCAGAACTTGGAAGTCTCAACTAACTTAATAGGAAATTTGGAATACGAAATGCTTCCTTTGCCAGAAAGTGTAGCGAAGTTAGATCTTTCAATGCAAGTGACAGAGATCAAGGATGGCATTGAAGTTGGTGTTGAATATGCAAGTAGATTATTTGAGCGGGCTACAATGGAACGATTCGCAGAACATTGGCGATTACTCTTAATTCAGATTGCATCAAATCCATCTATTAAACTGGCTGATGTGGACTTAGTTAGTTCAAATGAGCGCAGACAGTTATTGGAGACTTTCAATAATACTGAAGTTTATTTTGAAAAAGATGAAACTATCCTGGTACAGTTTGAAAAGTACGTTGAATTGACCCCGGATAAGACAGCCATCATATGTGGTAAAACTTCCTGGACTTATCGAGAAGTGAATCGACATGCGAATCGAATTGCAAGATTGCTTTTGGAACAGGGGCTAGAGAAACAATCCTTAGTTGGTTTAGTTTCCAAACGATCTATTGAACTGCTTTCTGGCATGTTGGGGATTCTGAAGGCAGGTGCAGCCTATGTTCCGATTGATCCGGAACATCCAGAGGATCGGATTCAATACATGTTGGAAGATTGTAATGCTCGTTTCATAGTGACTGATGGTAGTCTTTCAGGTTATATCAGTGAGTCAATTCACCAAATAGAAATTGCTGTACATTATGATGAAGATTTACGGGAAGACAACATTGAACTTTCCAATTATCCTGAAGCAGGCGATCTAGCTTATGTGATTTATACATCAGGGTCAACTGGTCGTCCCAAAGGAGTCATGCTTGAACATCGAGGTCTGAAGAACTTCTGTGAAGGAATGAGAGATCGCTTACCAATTTCTTCAGAAAGTACTGTATTGAGCTTAACCACTGTATCCTTTGATATTTTTGTTTTAGAAAGTCTTCTTCCACTGATGTTGGGGGCAACAGTAGTACTGGCGACGGAAGACGAAATCCAAAGTCCAAAGGTATTAAGTGAATTAGTTTCGTCGCAATACGCTGACATCATCCAACTAACTCCGTCGCGGCTAAGACTATTATTGGATGCAGGAGTTGGTCATTGCTTTAGCAATTTATCGGCCATATTGCTTGGTGGGGAAGCACTACCTCCAACGCTTCTGAACCGCTTGTCTCAAGTAACTTCAGCTAGAATCTACAATATGTATGGACCGACTGAAACCACAGTTTGGTCCACTGTGCAAGAATTGACAGATGGAAGTCACATATCCATAGGCAAACCAATTATCAATTCTCAGATTTATATTCTGAATGAAGAAGAGAGGTTGCAGCCAATAGGGATTGTTGGGGAGTTGTGCATAGCTGGGGCCGGTTTAGCAAGGGGGTATTGGAACCGTGAGGACCTTACCGCTAAGGCGTTTGTTCAAAATCCTTTTAACCCTGGCGCTCGGATGTACAAAACGGGTGATTTAGCACGTTGGCTGCCCGACGGAAATCTTGATTACATTGGACGTGCCGATAATCAAGTGAAAATTAGGGGTTATCGAATTGAACTGTCAGAGATTGAAGCGGTTCTGTTGCGTCATGAATCGGTTATAAATACTGCAGTAATTGTAAATACAGATCCTAGCGGAGAAGGTATGGAGATGTTGGTTGCTTATTTGGTTATTAAGCAAGACATTTCTGCTAAAGTAATCCAGAAATATCTTCAAAACATTCTTCCTACTTACATGATTCCTGCCCAATATGTTGTGGTCGAAGCGATGCCATTAAATGCTAATGGAAAGATTGATCGAAGAAAACTTAAGGAAGTTCCGATTGAAGTTCAGTTGCATCCCGACCAGGAGTCGTCTGAACCTTTAGGTAAGTTGGAAACGTTGGTTTATGACATATGGACTGAAGTTTTAGGGAAATCTGATTTTGGAGTAGAAGATGATTTCTTTGAAATTGGTGGGAACTCCATTAACGCTATTCATGTCGAGATTAAATTGGAACAACAAAATATTACAATAGAGGATTCGATGGTTTTCAAGTATCCTTCTGTACGCAAGATTGCTGAAAATGTAAGTCTCAAAACTTTAGAAAAGTTATAA